CCTGGCCGAGATACTGGGTGTTACATATCAACAGGTACAGCGGTATGAAAACGGAATAAATAGGCTCAATGTGGAAGGTATTCAGTTAATTGCAGATGCCCTTTCCCTGCCCGTATCGTATTTCTTTGAACCCGATAAACCATCAATGGTTGCAGAGGAACCATCTTCTTATCTGCCCACTGAGGAAGGTAAACTTCTGGGGTATTTCAGAAAAATCAAAGATAGTAGTTCTAAAGGTCTTGTTATTCAAGTTGCCCGCCTGGCAGCAAAGGTGAAAGAATAGTCTTACCCATAGACATTCAACCCCTTTTCTTCGAACCAGTTTTTCCCCGAAAGGAGATAGTCTTTCGTCCCTGAGACATGGGCATTGGCACCGGACTGAAATAGAAGGACACTTCCCCTATTTCAGAGAATAGGACCACGGATCGCCTAACCATGCAATCAAGCTGACTGCGTAATTTTTTGTTTGACAATGAATAGCGTGGTAGGTAAGTATTGTTGACATAAATCAAACTCTAAATTCGAATATCTAAACCCTAAACAAATCCAAAATTCGAATAACCAAAATGTTTGGAAGATTTGAATTTTAGGATTTTTCGTCTTATCTACTTTTATTGTCGTTGACTATATCAGGGAAGATACTGACTGGGGAGTCATTACGGTTATCACCCGCTATTTCAAGTTATGAGAGGAGAGAATGAATGATTGGTATAAAGTCCTACGGTGTATATATCCCCTATTACAGAATGAGCCGTGCCGAAATATTCAATGCATGGCTGACCATGCCCTCTCCCATGAAAGGGGAGAGAAGTGTGGCCAATTTTGATGAGGACAGTCTTACGATGGCTGTAGCCGCCGGTATTGACTGCCTTACCGGTTTAAAGCGAAAAAATGTTGATGCGCTTTATACCTGTTCCACCACCTTTCCCTACAGGGAAAAGCTGTCCGCGGCAACGGTAGCTGCGGCTCTTGATTTAAGAGACAGCATCAGGACGGCGGATTTCGCCAACAGTTTGCGATGTGCCACCATTGGTCTCTCCTCGGCCCTGGATGCCGTGGAAGCCGGTTCCGCCGAAACCGTTCTCGTCACTGCCTCCGATTGCAGGCTCGGCGCCCCGGGGGGTGAATTTGAGCAGTCCCTGGGGGATGGTGGTGCGGCCTTTCTCCTCGGGAAAGAAGACCTGATTGCTGAAATCGAGGGCCGATACACCATCACCGATGAATTTTGCGGTATGTGGCGCTCCCATGAGGATACCTTTATCCGCATGTGGGAGGACCGGATGGTGCATGATGAGGGTTATTCCAAGATTATGGAAAGAGCTCTCCGTGGCGCCCTGGATAAGGCAGGTCTCACCATGGACAGTTTTGCCAAGGTCGTCTATGACGCACCGGCGGATATCCGCAGGCACACCGTGCTGGCCAGGAAGCTGGGCATTGGCAAGGAACAGCTCCAGAGTCCCTTTTTCGAACAGATCGGGAATACGGGTACGGCCATGGCCGGTATGATGCTGGTGGCTGCCCTGGAAGAGGCAAAGGCCGGTGACAGGATCCTCTTCGCCAGCTACGGAAACGGGGCGGATGTATTCATTTTAAAGGTTACTGACGGCATTGCAAAGGTAAGAAACAGGGGAACTTTTGCCCGGCAATTAAACAATAAGAAGATGATCTATAATTATCCTACCTATCTCAGGTGGAGAAATATCGTGGCCATGGAAAAGGCAAAACGTCCCGATCTTCAACCTACCTCTATTTCCAACCTCCGGCGGAACGCAAAGATTCTCCTTTCCCTCTATGGTGTAAAATGTAAAAAGTGCGGGACACCGCAGTACACCCAGGCGGGCCTGCTTTCATCTTACGTCATGCCTCAAAGAATCTGTGTGGAATGCGGCGCCAAAGACCAGTTTGACGATTATCCTTTCTATGATAAGAGGGGAACAATTTACTCTTATACTAAAGACAACCTGGCTGCCAGTCTCGACCCTCCGCTGACCGTCGCCATCGTTGATTTCGAAGGGGGAGGCCGGGCTGCCTTTGAGATGACCGACAGGGACCCCCAGGAGGTGAAGGTAGG
This DNA window, taken from Syntrophales bacterium, encodes the following:
- a CDS encoding OB-fold domain-containing protein — translated: MIGIKSYGVYIPYYRMSRAEIFNAWLTMPSPMKGERSVANFDEDSLTMAVAAGIDCLTGLKRKNVDALYTCSTTFPYREKLSAATVAAALDLRDSIRTADFANSLRCATIGLSSALDAVEAGSAETVLVTASDCRLGAPGGEFEQSLGDGGAAFLLGKEDLIAEIEGRYTITDEFCGMWRSHEDTFIRMWEDRMVHDEGYSKIMERALRGALDKAGLTMDSFAKVVYDAPADIRRHTVLARKLGIGKEQLQSPFFEQIGNTGTAMAGMMLVAALEEAKAGDRILFASYGNGADVFILKVTDGIAKVRNRGTFARQLNNKKMIYNYPTYLRWRNIVAMEKAKRPDLQPTSISNLRRNAKILLSLYGVKCKKCGTPQYTQAGLLSSYVMPQRICVECGAKDQFDDYPFYDKRGTIYSYTKDNLAASLDPPLTVAIVDFEGGGRAAFEMTDRDPQEVKVGMPVALTFRKLFYERGIHNYYWKAIPISRKS
- a CDS encoding helix-turn-helix transcriptional regulator; the encoded protein is LAEILGVTYQQVQRYENGINRLNVEGIQLIADALSLPVSYFFEPDKPSMVAEEPSSYLPTEEGKLLGYFRKIKDSSSKGLVIQVARLAAKVKE